In Strix aluco isolate bStrAlu1 unplaced genomic scaffold, bStrAlu1.hap1 HAP1_SCAFFOLD_95, whole genome shotgun sequence, one DNA window encodes the following:
- the LOC141919096 gene encoding LOW QUALITY PROTEIN: hydrocephalus-inducing protein-like (The sequence of the model RefSeq protein was modified relative to this genomic sequence to represent the inferred CDS: inserted 1 base in 1 codon) has protein sequence MPSPPAKDTGLRSQVCQLDLPKAAQVSGITLAMFCLRRPVLEGFPPRQMRAGSLGGIEEERGWVVPHHEGCPVGVLPVDLHCILLTHRFLVVVDMLKPENLESSSVLQGLEYIDVPGSAKKDYKLTFLSYKEAVFNAMVTFLNKVTKEYLFYMVTFKATASGPISTLEVTGAVGQRVSATVKVDNPLPVPVTFAVRCKVPDISVPPHFTVPAQSEDDLVFEYQPVKVGESTGCLVLRSSSLGSFYYNLHLKATMSGPEKPLYFCTTLGSSQTMTTKIMNYAQQKTNYHSRCSLLPFLELLLQTNCAGFLTKTIGVSPANPGGSEVSMDVTFEPCQLGEARATLQLSSLLGGEYSIPLLGLALPPSPXGPSPIQADDSTSIPFKNIFLQPMAFQYRVEHLAFTLRAPESLRSKQTTSLSISFEGGLTPGTAPVTRKMVVSCTGAGGVSWVYYLRGLPPHR, from the exons ATGCCATCTCCACCGGCGAAAGACACGGGGCTGCGGTCACAGGTCTGCCAGCTGGACCTGCCCAAAGCTGCTCAG GTGTCTGGGATCACACTGGCCATGTTCTGCCTACGCAGACCCGTCCTGGAGGGCTTTCCTCCCAGGCAGATGAGAGCTGGCTCCCTCGGGGGCAttgaggaagagaggggctggGTTGTACCCCACCATGAGGGGTGTCCTGTGGGAGTCCTTCCTGTTGACCTTCACTGCATTCTTCTCACCCACAGGTTCCTCGTGGTGGTAGACATGCTCAAACCAGAAAACCTGGAAAGCAGTtctgtgctgcaggggctggaatACATTGATGTGCCAGGCTCTGCCAAGAAGGACTACAAGCTCACCTTCCTCTCCTACAAGGAAGCAGTCTTTAACGCAATG GTGACCTTCCTCAACAAGGTGACCAAGGAGTACTTGTTCTACATGGTGACTTTCAAGGCCACTGCTTCAGGACCCATCAGCACTCTTGAAGTGACCGGTGCTGTTGGGCAGAGAGTGTCTGCCACCGTCAAGGTGGACAACCCTCTGCCTGTCCCGGTGACGTTTGCTGTACGTTGCAAAGTGCCCGACATCAGTGTTCCCCCACATTTCACTGTTCCTGCGCAGTCGGAG GATGATCTTGTCTTTGAGTATCAGCCTGTGAAAGTGGGTGAGAGCACCGGGTGCCTGGTGCTCCGGAGCAGCAGCTTGGGCTCTTTCTATTACAATCTGCACCTGAAAGCCACCATGAGTGGGCCGGAGAAGCCCCTCTACTTCTGCACCACACTGGGCTCTAGTCAGACCATGACCACCAAAATAATGAATTACGCCCAGCAGAAGACCAACTACCACTCCAG ATGTTCTCTGCTGCCCTTTCTGGAGCTGCTCTTGCAG ACCAACTGCGCCGGCTTCCTGACGAAAACCATCGGCGTGTCCCCTGCCAACCCGGGAGGCTCGGAGGTGAGCATGGATGTGACCTTCGAGCCCTGCCAGCTGGGTGAAGCCAGGgccacactgcagctctcctccctgcTTGGTGGGGAATACAGCATCCCCCTCTTGGGCCTGGCCCTCCCCCCAAGTC AGGGCCCCTCCCCCATCCAGGCTGATGACAGCACCTCCATCCCCTTCAAGAACATCTTCCTGCAGCCCATGGCCTTCCAGTACCGGGTGGAGCACCTGGCCTTCACCCTCAGGGCCCCCGAGAGCTTGCGCTCCAAGCagaccacctccctctccatctccttcGAGGGTGGCCTGacccctggcacagcccccgTCACCCGCAAGATGGTGGTGTcctgcactggggcagggggtgtctcCTGGGTCTACTACCTCCGGGGCCTTCCCCCTCACAGGTGA